From one Bordetella genomosp. 9 genomic stretch:
- the flgK gene encoding flagellar hook-associated protein FlgK, giving the protein MSLYSLGLSGLNAAQAGLTTTGHNIDNSTTDGYNRQRVLTSTAGSTASAAGFYGRGVQVDTVQRQYDSFLYKQLVGSQSTSSSYSTYLDQVTQIDNMMGDETVGISPALADFFASVNAVASKPADAATRQDLIGKGQALVSQINSAYQDLQTQRDGLNQQISQTVNSVNGYLNQINKLNQEIVVARGQGGGNAPNDLLDQRDQLLSELSKTVGIRYTTQGDTVSISLESGQALLSGTTVYSLQAIPSASDPTRTVVAYNLPSGPGGATTPVELNDAKLTNGTLGGLLQFRSNSLDVVQNQLGQMAAGLAMTFNALHQQGVDLQGNAGGDFFSLPPSTALTGAKNTGNGSLTATYTDASQLTASDYKISYDGTNYTVTRLPDNTSVTATATGTPPTALDFDGLTVSISGTPNAGDNWTLQPTRNAARDLGMAITDPAKIAASSTTNPGSANGDNALALAKLQTTRNLSGGSLSVTDMFSQIVNNVGQQTADAKANDKAQTSVVNQRTANNASISGVNLNEEYVNLSQYQEQYQAAAKIIDVASTVFDALLGLK; this is encoded by the coding sequence ATGAGTTTGTACAGCCTGGGCCTGAGTGGTCTGAATGCGGCGCAAGCGGGGTTGACCACCACCGGCCATAACATCGACAACTCCACGACGGACGGCTACAACCGCCAGCGCGTGCTGACGTCGACGGCGGGCTCGACCGCCAGTGCGGCCGGCTTCTACGGTCGCGGCGTACAGGTCGACACGGTCCAGCGGCAGTACGACAGCTTCCTGTACAAGCAACTGGTAGGCTCGCAGAGCACCAGCTCCTCGTACTCGACCTATCTGGACCAGGTCACCCAGATCGACAACATGATGGGCGACGAAACGGTGGGGATCTCCCCGGCGCTGGCCGATTTCTTCGCCAGCGTGAACGCCGTGGCCAGCAAGCCGGCGGATGCCGCGACCCGGCAGGACCTGATCGGCAAGGGCCAGGCCCTGGTGTCGCAGATCAATTCCGCCTACCAGGACCTGCAGACCCAGCGCGACGGCCTGAACCAGCAGATCAGCCAGACGGTGAATTCCGTCAACGGCTACCTGAACCAGATCAACAAGCTGAACCAGGAAATCGTCGTGGCCCGCGGCCAGGGCGGCGGCAATGCGCCCAACGACCTGCTGGACCAGCGCGACCAGCTGCTGTCCGAACTGTCGAAGACGGTAGGCATCCGCTACACCACCCAGGGCGACACGGTCAGTATTTCACTGGAATCGGGCCAGGCGCTGCTGTCGGGCACGACGGTCTACTCCCTGCAGGCCATTCCGTCGGCGTCCGACCCGACGCGCACGGTGGTGGCCTACAACCTGCCGTCCGGCCCGGGCGGGGCCACGACCCCGGTCGAACTGAACGACGCCAAGCTCACCAACGGCACCCTGGGCGGCCTGCTGCAGTTCCGCTCGAACTCCCTGGACGTGGTGCAGAACCAGCTTGGCCAGATGGCGGCCGGCCTGGCGATGACCTTCAATGCGCTGCACCAGCAGGGCGTCGACCTGCAGGGCAACGCTGGCGGCGATTTCTTCTCGCTGCCGCCGTCCACCGCGCTGACGGGCGCCAAGAACACCGGTAACGGCAGCCTGACGGCGACCTACACCGACGCCAGCCAGCTGACGGCCAGCGACTACAAGATCAGCTACGACGGCACCAACTATACGGTCACGCGCCTGCCGGACAACACCTCGGTGACGGCGACGGCCACGGGCACGCCGCCTACCGCGCTGGACTTCGACGGGCTGACGGTCAGCATCTCCGGCACGCCGAACGCCGGCGACAACTGGACGCTGCAACCGACCCGCAACGCGGCGCGCGACCTGGGCATGGCGATCACCGATCCGGCCAAGATCGCCGCGTCCAGCACGACGAATCCGGGTTCGGCCAACGGCGACAACGCCCTGGCCCTGGCCAAGCTGCAGACCACGCGCAACCTGTCGGGCGGTTCGCTGAGCGTGACCGACATGTTCTCGCAGATCGTCAACAACGTCGGCCAGCAGACCGCCGATGCCAAGGCCAACGACAAGGCGCAGACGTCGGTGGTCAACCAGCGCACGGCGAACAACGCGTCGATTTCGGGCGTGAACCTGAACGAAGAGTACGTGAATCTTTCGCAGTACCAGGAGCAGTATCAGGCCGCCGCCAAGATCATCGACGTGGCGAGCACCGTCTTCGACGCCTTGCTGGGCCTGAAGTAA